A stretch of the Methanocalculus natronophilus genome encodes the following:
- a CDS encoding metallophosphoesterase — protein MKLFIISDLHGHFTVTKKALVEKGFEEGNKDHHLLCLGDYFDRGSENKAVYEYLTSLKDQASFILGNHDLFLLEFLEGDFSKADFNALHNG, from the coding sequence ATGAAGCTATTTATTATCTCTGATTTACACGGTCATTTTACCGTAACAAAAAAAGCCTTAGTAGAAAAAGGCTTTGAAGAAGGAAATAAAGATCACCATTTACTTTGTTTGGGTGATTATTTTGATAGAGGCAGTGAAAACAAAGCAGTGTATGAGTATTTAACTTCTCTAAAAGACCAAGCCAGTTTTATTTTAGGCAATCATGATTTATTTTTGCTTGAATTTTTAGAAGGGGATTTTTCAAAAGCGGACTTTAATGCGTTGCATAATGG